One window of the Microvirga mediterraneensis genome contains the following:
- a CDS encoding cytochrome c oxidase assembly protein → MSGFEVKASIRFGLCGAGAFFLSAASAWAAEPQLPLGLLTLCLATLPETRPEQVWASWSLSPVIVLPLVLVTVLYGRGLRVLHKEARPPLAQRALFGAGIACLVVALVSPLCRMAATLAWAHMVQHVLLVAGAPLLLALSRPGRVLFAALPARLRLIAEAVRTDRPASQPYAYLLASFVLYGANIWFWHVPALYQGALLGAGLHVLMIAVLLAVSLLFWHVILETYRMPGPGSGLAAALLFFTFLHTAVLGLLLALSPQVWYPLMALRSAAWGLLPIDDQRLAGLIMWIPMGGVYFATALVIMGRLIAGSSRTPGAAASTGAE, encoded by the coding sequence ATGTCCGGATTCGAGGTCAAGGCATCGATACGCTTCGGCCTTTGTGGCGCCGGGGCCTTCTTCCTGTCGGCCGCTTCCGCGTGGGCCGCGGAGCCGCAACTCCCGTTGGGGCTGCTGACCCTGTGCCTTGCGACGCTTCCCGAGACACGGCCGGAGCAGGTCTGGGCCTCCTGGAGCCTCTCGCCGGTGATCGTCCTCCCTCTGGTCCTGGTCACGGTCCTCTATGGTCGCGGGCTGCGCGTCCTGCACAAGGAGGCCCGGCCTCCCCTGGCGCAGCGGGCCCTGTTCGGCGCCGGCATCGCATGCCTCGTGGTCGCGCTGGTTTCTCCCCTTTGCCGGATGGCCGCAACCCTCGCCTGGGCGCACATGGTCCAGCACGTCCTGCTCGTCGCCGGTGCGCCGCTGCTCCTGGCGCTGAGCCGTCCCGGACGCGTCCTTTTCGCGGCTTTACCGGCCCGTCTCCGCCTGATTGCCGAGGCCGTGCGGACGGACAGGCCGGCGTCGCAGCCCTATGCCTATCTCCTCGCCAGCTTCGTGCTCTACGGGGCGAATATCTGGTTCTGGCATGTCCCGGCGCTCTATCAGGGCGCGCTGCTGGGTGCCGGCCTGCATGTGCTCATGATCGCGGTGCTGCTCGCCGTCAGCCTGCTGTTCTGGCACGTGATCCTGGAGACCTACCGGATGCCGGGGCCCGGTTCCGGACTTGCCGCCGCACTCCTCTTCTTCACGTTCCTGCACACCGCCGTTCTCGGCCTGCTCCTCGCCCTCTCTCCGCAGGTCTGGTACCCGCTGATGGCGTTGCGCAGCGCGGCATGGGGCCTGCTGCCCATCGACGACCAGCGGCTCGCCGGGCTGATCATGTGGATCCCCATGGGAGGGGTGTATTTCGCCACGGCCCTCGTGATCATGGGGCGGCTCATCGCCGGCTCCAGCCGAACCCCGGGAGCGGCGGCTTCGACCGGAGCCGAGTGA
- a CDS encoding complex I NDUFA9 subunit family protein gives MIGALRTPEQQTVTVFGGSGFLGRYVVSRLAERGYRVLVPTRQPNLANFLPLGKVGQINPIHANLRNEDSVAHAVARADHVVNLVGILQETGRQRFDALQARAPAMIARLARKAVSFTHVSAIGANANSESAYARSKAEGEAALLQERPDAVILRPSLMFGPGDSSFNRFGTLARMLPVLPLPGADTRFQPVYAGDVAEAVLRAVDGAVTGGRVYELGGPEIRTMRQMMEFVLEVTERKRPIVPVAGNLARTMGGVLGGLDWLTLGLLPDELVTTRDQAILLETDNVVSEAAVREGRTLQGLGVTPTTIEAIVPSYLLRFRRTGQFDLKRNAPASNTPDLLAPRSGGAGSDFHPERAAGPAVGQSSSR, from the coding sequence ATGATCGGTGCCCTTCGCACGCCTGAGCAGCAAACCGTCACCGTTTTCGGCGGATCGGGCTTTCTCGGCCGTTACGTGGTGAGCCGTCTGGCGGAGCGCGGCTATCGCGTTCTCGTGCCGACCCGCCAGCCGAACCTCGCGAACTTCCTGCCTCTGGGCAAGGTCGGGCAGATCAATCCGATCCACGCCAACCTGCGCAACGAGGATTCGGTCGCCCATGCGGTGGCCCGGGCGGACCATGTGGTCAATCTCGTGGGCATCCTGCAGGAAACCGGCCGCCAGCGCTTCGATGCGCTCCAGGCCAGGGCTCCGGCGATGATCGCGCGGCTCGCCAGGAAGGCCGTGTCCTTCACCCATGTCTCGGCCATCGGGGCGAACGCCAATTCCGAATCGGCCTATGCGCGCTCCAAGGCCGAGGGCGAGGCCGCCTTGCTGCAGGAGCGGCCTGATGCGGTGATCCTGCGCCCCTCCCTCATGTTCGGGCCGGGCGACAGCTCCTTCAACCGCTTCGGAACGCTCGCGCGGATGCTCCCCGTGCTGCCCCTGCCCGGCGCCGACACCCGGTTCCAGCCCGTCTATGCGGGCGACGTGGCCGAGGCCGTCCTGCGCGCCGTGGACGGCGCAGTGACGGGCGGCCGGGTCTATGAGCTCGGCGGCCCCGAGATCCGCACCATGCGCCAGATGATGGAATTCGTCCTCGAAGTCACCGAGCGCAAGCGTCCCATCGTACCCGTGGCGGGCAATCTGGCCCGGACCATGGGCGGCGTCCTAGGCGGGCTCGACTGGCTGACCCTGGGCCTGCTCCCCGACGAGCTCGTCACCACCCGCGACCAGGCGATCCTGCTGGAGACGGACAACGTGGTCTCAGAGGCTGCCGTCCGCGAGGGCCGGACGCTTCAGGGCCTCGGCGTCACGCCCACGACCATCGAGGCGATCGTCCCGAGCTACCTCCTGCGCTTCCGCAGGACCGGCCAGTTCGATCTCAAGCGCAACGCTCCTGCGAGCAACACGCCCGACCTGCTCGCGCCCCGTTCGGGAGGCGCCGGATCCGATTTCCACCCGGAGCGGGCCGCCGGTCCGGCCGTCGGCCAGTCGTCGAGCCGCTAA
- a CDS encoding transglutaminase-like cysteine peptidase: MRQPLFGLLSVRPFSKSALRFSALSLALTFAAAAQAQTGSILPGSSQPVAQVGMAKPIMGWVRFCEQYPAECTVDSSEPATIQLGAKEWQTIVRINQQVNAAIKPKTDMDHWGVEDVWDFAEDGYGDCEDYQLVKRKRLVEAGFPRRALRMTVVIDEEGAGHAVMMVRTNRGDFILDNKRNAVLPWHRTGYTYIKREGDQNMAWASLGGQVSPTMTANQ, from the coding sequence ATGCGGCAACCTCTCTTCGGGCTTCTGAGCGTCCGGCCTTTTTCCAAGAGCGCGCTTCGTTTCTCCGCCCTTTCCCTCGCCCTGACATTCGCCGCCGCCGCGCAGGCCCAGACCGGGAGCATCTTGCCCGGTTCCTCGCAGCCCGTCGCCCAGGTAGGCATGGCCAAGCCGATCATGGGCTGGGTCCGCTTCTGCGAGCAGTACCCGGCAGAGTGCACGGTCGATTCGTCCGAGCCCGCAACCATTCAGCTGGGCGCCAAGGAATGGCAGACGATCGTTCGCATCAACCAGCAGGTCAATGCGGCCATCAAGCCCAAGACCGACATGGATCATTGGGGTGTCGAGGACGTCTGGGATTTCGCCGAGGACGGCTATGGCGATTGCGAGGATTACCAGCTCGTCAAGCGCAAGCGTCTGGTCGAGGCCGGCTTTCCCCGCCGCGCGCTGCGCATGACCGTCGTGATCGACGAGGAGGGCGCGGGGCATGCGGTCATGATGGTGCGCACCAACCGGGGCGACTTCATCCTCGACAACAAGCGCAATGCCGTCCTGCCGTGGCACAGGACCGGTTACACCTACATCAAGCGCGAGGGTGACCAGAACATGGCCTGGGCCTCGCTCGGCGGTCAGGTGTCGCCGACCATGACGGCGAACCAGTAA
- a CDS encoding Crp/Fnr family transcriptional regulator yields the protein MTNSLILKLEKYDRLSDDEKGALDNAIARIRTVEADEDIIREGDRPTESSLLLEGFAARYKIVSNGRRQISAIHVAGDFIDLHSFLLKTMDHGVLALTNCRIALVPHATLERITDEYPHLTRLLWLNTLIDGAVHREWLTAMGRLSATAHMAHLICELYLRLKAIGRVESDTIQLPITQAELGDTLGLSTVHVNRVLQELRKEGLIRFQGDALTILDWERLKKVGEFTSTYLSLQNEDRQP from the coding sequence ATGACCAATTCCCTTATCCTGAAGCTCGAGAAATACGACCGGCTCTCCGATGACGAGAAGGGGGCTCTCGACAATGCCATCGCTCGGATTCGCACCGTCGAGGCCGACGAGGACATTATCCGCGAGGGCGACCGCCCGACGGAGAGCTCGCTGCTCCTGGAAGGCTTTGCAGCCCGCTACAAGATCGTCTCGAACGGCCGGCGGCAGATCTCGGCGATCCATGTGGCGGGCGACTTCATCGACCTGCACAGCTTTCTCCTGAAGACGATGGACCACGGCGTGCTGGCGCTCACCAATTGCCGCATCGCCCTCGTTCCGCATGCGACGCTTGAGAGGATCACCGACGAATATCCTCATCTCACCCGGCTGCTCTGGCTCAACACGCTGATCGACGGGGCCGTCCACCGGGAATGGCTCACGGCCATGGGCCGCCTGTCCGCGACGGCCCACATGGCGCATCTGATCTGCGAATTGTATCTCCGCCTGAAGGCGATCGGACGCGTCGAGAGCGACACGATCCAGCTGCCCATCACGCAGGCGGAGCTCGGCGACACGCTCGGATTGTCGACGGTCCACGTGAACCGCGTGCTGCAGGAACTGCGCAAGGAAGGATTGATCCGTTTCCAGGGCGACGCGTTGACCATTCTCGACTGGGAACGGTTGAAGAAGGTGGGTGAGTTCACCTCGACCTATCTCAGCCTCCAGAATGAAGACCGGCAGCCCTGA
- a CDS encoding flavin monoamine oxidase family protein, translated as MDHEAATGWSANPDVAIVGAGSAGIAAARRLLASGATVTILEARDRIGGRTVTRRFKGHPVDLGAHWLHAGPINPLVALGRARGEPLRRAPVNGHFFVRGRPGTRAERVALDGAFAMADRAMTQAAKAREDQPAAAVLPPMGPQGRRGAAIHGLVSGRPLDEVSLHDFPSMEYADNLFIAGGLGAYVGRLAHRLPVRTGTAVHGIDWSGEGVRIETSAGTLRARAVLVTAPMAVLQQEAIRFAPALPCPVAEAINGFTQGVYEHVILHWPDSPFRGADRLASLTGTHRQPPGLLTRIDGTAFHFFELDQPTASAFDRRDVHAPYRYARAVLAEQFGHRAIRNLAAVHNTAWRHDPWSRTSWAVVPPGLYAIRDVLKAPVGERIWFAGEALSRAQWGTAGGAWDEGERAAGEIIATLR; from the coding sequence ATGGACCATGAAGCCGCGACGGGCTGGAGCGCGAATCCCGACGTGGCGATCGTCGGCGCGGGAAGCGCCGGGATCGCGGCGGCGCGGCGCCTCCTGGCGTCTGGAGCGACGGTGACGATACTGGAAGCGCGGGACCGGATCGGCGGGCGCACGGTCACGCGCCGCTTCAAGGGGCATCCGGTGGACCTCGGCGCCCATTGGCTCCATGCCGGCCCGATCAATCCTCTCGTGGCGCTCGGGCGGGCACGCGGCGAACCCCTGCGCCGGGCGCCGGTGAACGGGCATTTCTTCGTCCGCGGCAGGCCGGGCACCCGAGCCGAGCGCGTGGCCCTCGACGGCGCCTTCGCCATGGCCGACCGCGCCATGACCCAGGCGGCCAAGGCAAGGGAGGATCAGCCGGCAGCGGCGGTCCTTCCGCCGATGGGGCCACAAGGGCGGCGGGGGGCCGCCATCCACGGCCTCGTCTCGGGCCGGCCGCTCGACGAGGTGAGCCTGCACGATTTTCCGAGCATGGAATACGCGGACAACCTCTTCATCGCCGGCGGACTCGGCGCCTATGTGGGCCGCCTCGCCCATCGTCTTCCCGTGCGGACCGGCACGGCCGTTCACGGCATCGACTGGTCCGGCGAGGGCGTGAGGATCGAGACGTCAGCCGGAACGCTCCGGGCCAGGGCCGTTCTCGTCACCGCGCCCATGGCTGTGCTGCAGCAGGAGGCGATCCGCTTCGCGCCCGCCCTACCCTGTCCCGTTGCGGAGGCGATCAACGGCTTCACGCAAGGAGTTTACGAGCATGTGATCCTGCACTGGCCGGATTCGCCCTTTCGCGGCGCGGACCGCCTGGCGAGCCTCACCGGAACGCACCGGCAGCCGCCGGGGCTCCTGACCCGGATCGACGGCACCGCGTTCCATTTCTTCGAGCTCGACCAGCCGACCGCCTCCGCCTTCGACCGGCGGGACGTCCACGCGCCTTACCGCTATGCCCGCGCGGTGCTGGCGGAGCAGTTCGGCCACCGGGCGATCCGCAACCTCGCCGCCGTACACAACACCGCCTGGCGGCACGATCCCTGGTCGCGCACCTCCTGGGCCGTGGTGCCGCCGGGGCTTTATGCCATCCGTGATGTCTTGAAGGCGCCGGTCGGTGAGCGGATCTGGTTTGCCGGCGAGGCGCTCTCGCGGGCCCAGTGGGGCACGGCCGGAGGAGCCTGGGACGAAGGCGAGAGAGCGGCCGGCGAGATCATCGCCACATTGCGCTGA
- a CDS encoding DUF6481 family protein, translated as MKHKDFGERLQVSQSAKQAMVAKFRQRPGPDDPAVSERRAARAAVSAAREVRLAERDAKRLAEEANLAMAREAHAADQAAQERRAAAEKEESDARHEMERKAARDARYAARKARK; from the coding sequence ATGAAGCACAAAGATTTCGGCGAGCGACTGCAGGTTTCCCAAAGCGCGAAGCAGGCCATGGTGGCAAAGTTCCGCCAGCGGCCCGGGCCGGACGACCCGGCCGTGTCCGAACGGCGCGCTGCGCGTGCGGCCGTGAGCGCAGCACGCGAGGTTCGCTTGGCTGAACGGGACGCGAAGCGACTGGCCGAGGAGGCCAACCTTGCCATGGCGCGTGAAGCTCACGCGGCCGATCAAGCGGCGCAGGAACGACGCGCGGCGGCCGAGAAGGAAGAGAGCGACGCAAGGCACGAGATGGAACGCAAGGCCGCCCGCGATGCTCGTTACGCCGCCCGCAAGGCCCGGAAGTAA
- a CDS encoding SH3 domain-containing protein, whose amino-acid sequence MRKIALALALVSLGAATAAAQQPPGGRLGTGLPVPRYVSLKTDRVNLREGPSKDHRTAWVFQRAGLPVEIIAEYETWRRIRDSEGTEGWVLHSLLSGRRTALVMPWAKGNQPPINLFDRADEKGGVAAHLQPGVITNIKGCDGKWCRVTIVLDGARDVDGYIQQEKLWGVYPNETVE is encoded by the coding sequence ATGCGCAAGATCGCCCTTGCCCTTGCTCTTGTCAGCCTGGGCGCCGCCACGGCTGCCGCCCAGCAGCCCCCGGGCGGCCGTCTCGGCACGGGCCTGCCGGTGCCGCGTTATGTGAGTCTCAAGACGGACCGGGTGAACCTGCGCGAGGGCCCGTCCAAGGATCACAGGACCGCCTGGGTGTTCCAGCGGGCCGGCCTGCCGGTGGAGATCATCGCCGAGTACGAGACCTGGCGGCGCATCCGCGATTCGGAAGGTACGGAAGGCTGGGTGCTCCATTCCCTCCTGTCGGGCCGTCGCACGGCGCTCGTGATGCCCTGGGCCAAGGGCAACCAGCCGCCGATCAACCTGTTCGACCGGGCCGACGAAAAGGGCGGCGTGGCGGCCCATCTGCAGCCGGGCGTGATCACCAACATCAAGGGCTGCGACGGCAAATGGTGCCGCGTGACGATCGTGCTGGACGGCGCCCGGGACGTGGACGGCTACATCCAGCAGGAGAAGCTCTGGGGCGTCTACCCCAACGAGACTGTGGAATAG
- a CDS encoding cold-shock protein: protein MISGTVKFYNDQKGFGFIQPDDGSKDVFVHATALERAGIRGLREGQKVSFDTAEDRRSGKVAVNNIQAD, encoded by the coding sequence ATGATTTCGGGCACCGTGAAGTTCTACAACGATCAAAAAGGCTTCGGCTTCATCCAGCCGGACGACGGCAGCAAGGACGTGTTCGTGCACGCCACCGCGCTCGAGCGCGCCGGCATCCGCGGCCTGCGCGAGGGCCAGAAGGTGTCCTTCGACACCGCCGAGGACCGCCGCTCCGGCAAGGTCGCCGTCAACAACATCCAGGCGGACTGA
- a CDS encoding sulfate transporter family protein produces MLIQSVFAAAREVFSPALRRILWKSIGLTIALLVLVWLGLTKLFDLFLTDHHLSATYPIIDSFAFFLAGFGLFVVLVYLLPAISAIVAGYFLDDVADVVERESYPADPPGRALPFGQSLIYGLRFAGLSLLVNLVALLLFFIPGINIGVFFIANAYLLGREYFELAAGRFWHPEDVARLRTEYRGTVLAAGAVVAALVLVPVVNLITPIFGAALMVHLHKKLTRNPAKPLPLRRDNAVSIEKA; encoded by the coding sequence ATGCTGATTCAATCGGTTTTCGCGGCGGCCCGCGAGGTCTTCTCGCCGGCCCTGCGGCGTATCCTCTGGAAATCGATTGGGTTGACGATCGCGCTGCTCGTCCTGGTCTGGCTCGGCCTGACCAAGCTGTTCGACCTCTTCCTGACCGATCACCATTTGAGCGCCACCTATCCGATCATCGACAGCTTCGCGTTCTTCCTCGCGGGCTTCGGTCTCTTCGTCGTCCTGGTCTATCTGCTGCCGGCGATTTCCGCCATCGTGGCGGGCTATTTCCTCGACGACGTGGCCGACGTGGTGGAGCGGGAGAGCTACCCGGCCGATCCGCCGGGCCGGGCCCTGCCCTTCGGCCAGTCCCTCATCTACGGCCTTCGCTTCGCCGGCCTGTCCCTGCTGGTGAACCTCGTGGCCCTGCTCCTGTTCTTCATCCCGGGGATCAATATCGGCGTGTTCTTCATCGCCAACGCCTATCTGCTGGGCCGGGAATATTTCGAGCTGGCGGCGGGCCGCTTCTGGCATCCTGAGGACGTGGCGCGCCTGCGCACGGAATATCGGGGAACGGTGCTGGCCGCCGGCGCCGTGGTGGCGGCCCTGGTGCTCGTGCCGGTGGTGAACCTGATCACGCCGATCTTCGGCGCGGCCCTGATGGTTCACCTGCACAAGAAGCTCACGCGCAATCCGGCAAAGCCGTTGCCGCTGCGCCGGGACAATGCGGTTTCGATCGAGAAGGCTTAG
- a CDS encoding DUF3096 domain-containing protein: MSINLNFKLLPILALVLGIASLVAPRFLNVFVAIFLIVYALVGFGFIR; encoded by the coding sequence ATGAGCATCAACCTGAACTTCAAACTGCTCCCCATTCTGGCCCTGGTTCTCGGCATCGCGTCCCTTGTCGCTCCGCGCTTCCTGAACGTCTTCGTGGCCATCTTCCTGATCGTCTATGCACTGGTCGGATTCGGCTTCATCCGCTGA
- a CDS encoding 2-hydroxyacid dehydrogenase — MKKRPVVVVTRRLPDVIETRLRELFDTRLNLEDKPLSPEELAEAVKTADVLVPTITDEIGAPVLEQAGPNLKLIANFGNGVDNIDVTAAVARGITVTNTPGVLTEDTADMTMALILAVARRIPEGARVIPDGNWAGWSPTWMLGRRITGKRLGIVGMGRIGQALARRAKAFGLSIHYHNRRHVPPKIEAELEATYWESLDQMLARMDIVSVNCPHTPATYHLLSARRLKLMKPDAILVNTARGEIIDEGALTKLIESGAIAGAGLDVFEEEPAVNPRLVRLAKQGKVVLLPHMGSATHEGRVAMGEKVIVNIRAFVDGHKPPDRVLPSML, encoded by the coding sequence ATGAAGAAGAGACCTGTCGTCGTTGTCACCCGCCGCCTGCCCGATGTGATCGAAACGCGCCTGCGCGAATTGTTCGACACGCGCCTCAACCTCGAGGACAAGCCCCTCTCGCCCGAGGAACTGGCCGAAGCCGTCAAGACGGCGGACGTGCTCGTGCCGACCATCACGGACGAGATCGGCGCGCCCGTGCTGGAGCAGGCCGGTCCCAACCTGAAGCTCATCGCCAATTTCGGCAACGGCGTCGACAACATCGACGTGACGGCGGCCGTGGCTCGGGGGATCACCGTCACCAACACGCCCGGGGTTCTGACCGAGGATACGGCCGACATGACCATGGCGCTGATCCTGGCGGTCGCCCGCCGCATTCCCGAAGGCGCCCGCGTGATCCCGGACGGCAACTGGGCCGGCTGGTCGCCGACCTGGATGCTGGGCAGGCGCATCACCGGAAAGCGCCTCGGCATCGTCGGCATGGGCCGCATCGGCCAGGCGCTTGCCCGTCGCGCCAAGGCCTTCGGCCTGTCGATCCACTACCATAACCGCCGCCACGTGCCGCCGAAGATCGAGGCTGAGCTCGAGGCGACCTATTGGGAATCCCTCGACCAGATGCTGGCCCGCATGGACATCGTGTCCGTGAACTGCCCGCACACGCCTGCCACCTATCACCTGCTCTCGGCCCGGCGCCTCAAGCTCATGAAGCCCGACGCGATCCTGGTGAACACCGCCCGCGGCGAGATCATCGACGAGGGCGCGCTCACCAAGCTCATCGAATCCGGCGCCATCGCGGGGGCCGGCCTCGACGTGTTCGAGGAGGAGCCGGCGGTCAATCCGCGCCTTGTGAGGCTCGCGAAGCAAGGCAAGGTCGTGCTGCTGCCGCATATGGGCTCGGCCACTCACGAGGGGCGCGTGGCCATGGGCGAGAAGGTCATCGTCAACATCCGGGCCTTCGTCGACGGCCACAAGCCGCCTGATCGCGTGCTGCCCAGCATGCTCTGA
- the rpsU gene encoding 30S ribosomal protein S21, with protein MQVLVRDNNVDQALRVLKKKMQREGIFREMKARKSYEKPSERKTREKAEAVRRSRKLARKQAIREGLIAAPKPKPRFSGPRKPMAASQASPRTEAAETKA; from the coding sequence TTGCAAGTTTTAGTGCGCGATAACAACGTCGATCAGGCTCTGAGAGTTCTCAAGAAGAAGATGCAGCGGGAAGGCATCTTTCGCGAGATGAAGGCGCGCAAGTCTTACGAGAAGCCTTCTGAGCGAAAGACCCGCGAGAAAGCCGAAGCCGTCCGCCGAAGCCGCAAGCTGGCCCGTAAGCAGGCGATCCGGGAAGGGTTGATCGCGGCTCCCAAGCCGAAGCCCCGCTTCTCCGGACCGCGCAAGCCCATGGCTGCTTCCCAGGCAAGCCCACGCACCGAGGCGGCGGAGACGAAGGCCTAA
- a CDS encoding heavy metal translocating P-type ATPase, whose translation MNEARNLPGGHEDKSAREQRTRYRVSGMDCASCAAKIDTALRRNPGVEDVNVSVPAGTVTVSHDDTVVPAALAKQITTLGYKVTGQGPATARASAHKADHGHGHVHGSGCDHDHEGHAHDRGHKHDHDDEAAAGLHGHLHDHGPSDGPWWTSPRGLLTIACGLALVSAYVIGRLLPQTGHWAFVLAMAVGLVPIARRAVVAARFGTPFSIEMLMTIAAVGAVIIGATEEAAMVVFLFLVGELLEGVAAGRARASIRNLTKLVPKTALIERGGRTEEVPAETLTVGSVILVRPGDRVPADGEIVSGESAVDEAPVTGESVPKRKGEGETVFAGTINGDGALRVRVTAAAQDNTIARIVRLVEEAQESKAPTERFIDRFSRYYTPAVLVIGALVAVVPPLLFGAPWGEWVYKGLAILLIGCPCALVISTPAAIAAGLAAGARRGLLMKGGAVLETLGTITVAALDKTGTLTEGKPKVTDVIPVGRSEREVLSLAAALETGSSHPLATAILAKAAEAGVPVPPATGAGAAGGKGVTGSVGGVSLFLGSPKAVAEKVALTSEQTTLITGLNDEGKSVSVLLAGEQVAGVIAMRDEPRPDAKEGLEALKRAGVDTLMVTGDNRRTATAIATGLGIEPRADLLPQDKQAIVRELQANGHVVAKIGDGINDAPGLAAADVGIAMGGGTDVALETADAAVLHGRVLDIARMVRLSRDTMANIRQNIAIALGLKAVFLVTTILGITGLWPAILADTGATVLVTANAMRLLAAGGRT comes from the coding sequence ATGAATGAGGCACGCAACCTGCCCGGCGGCCATGAGGACAAGTCCGCGAGGGAACAGCGCACCCGCTACCGCGTCTCGGGCATGGACTGCGCCTCCTGCGCGGCCAAGATCGACACGGCTCTGCGACGCAACCCGGGCGTGGAAGACGTCAACGTCTCCGTCCCGGCCGGTACCGTGACCGTCTCCCATGACGACACGGTCGTCCCGGCTGCCCTCGCGAAGCAGATCACGACCTTGGGCTACAAGGTCACCGGGCAGGGTCCCGCAACCGCCAGGGCCTCCGCCCACAAGGCCGATCACGGCCATGGACACGTCCACGGCTCCGGCTGCGACCACGATCATGAGGGCCATGCCCACGATCGCGGGCACAAGCACGATCATGATGATGAAGCTGCCGCCGGCCTGCACGGGCACCTGCACGACCATGGCCCCAGCGACGGTCCCTGGTGGACGAGCCCGCGCGGCCTCCTGACCATCGCCTGCGGTCTGGCGCTGGTCTCCGCCTACGTCATCGGCCGGCTCCTGCCGCAGACCGGTCATTGGGCCTTCGTCCTCGCCATGGCGGTCGGCCTCGTGCCGATTGCCCGGCGGGCTGTCGTGGCGGCCCGCTTCGGCACCCCGTTCTCCATCGAGATGCTCATGACCATCGCGGCCGTCGGCGCGGTGATCATCGGGGCCACCGAGGAGGCCGCCATGGTGGTGTTCCTGTTCCTGGTCGGCGAATTGCTCGAAGGCGTCGCCGCGGGCCGTGCCCGGGCCAGCATCCGGAACCTGACCAAGCTGGTGCCCAAGACGGCCCTGATCGAACGCGGCGGCCGGACCGAGGAAGTCCCGGCCGAGACCCTGACGGTCGGCTCCGTCATCCTCGTCCGCCCCGGCGACCGGGTTCCCGCCGATGGCGAGATCGTGTCGGGCGAGAGCGCCGTCGACGAGGCGCCGGTGACCGGCGAAAGCGTGCCCAAGCGCAAGGGCGAAGGCGAGACCGTCTTCGCCGGCACCATCAACGGCGACGGCGCCCTGCGCGTGCGCGTCACGGCCGCCGCCCAGGACAACACCATCGCGCGCATCGTGCGCCTCGTGGAGGAGGCGCAGGAAAGCAAAGCCCCGACCGAGCGCTTCATCGACCGCTTCTCGCGCTACTACACGCCGGCTGTCCTCGTCATCGGCGCGCTCGTCGCCGTCGTGCCGCCCCTGCTCTTCGGCGCTCCCTGGGGCGAATGGGTCTACAAGGGCCTGGCGATCCTGCTGATCGGCTGCCCCTGCGCCCTCGTGATCTCGACGCCCGCGGCCATCGCGGCAGGCCTCGCGGCCGGCGCCCGCCGCGGCCTGCTCATGAAGGGCGGGGCCGTGCTGGAGACGCTGGGCACCATCACCGTAGCGGCTCTGGACAAGACCGGCACCCTGACCGAGGGCAAGCCCAAGGTCACGGACGTGATCCCCGTCGGACGCTCGGAGCGGGAGGTCCTGTCCCTGGCGGCCGCCCTGGAAACGGGATCGAGCCACCCGCTCGCCACGGCGATCCTGGCCAAGGCCGCGGAGGCCGGCGTTCCGGTGCCGCCGGCGACCGGTGCCGGGGCGGCTGGAGGCAAGGGAGTGACCGGCAGCGTCGGCGGCGTGTCGCTCTTCCTCGGCTCGCCCAAGGCCGTGGCCGAGAAGGTGGCGCTCACGTCGGAGCAGACGACGCTGATCACCGGGCTGAACGACGAGGGCAAATCCGTCTCGGTGCTGCTCGCGGGCGAGCAGGTCGCAGGGGTCATCGCCATGCGCGACGAGCCGCGCCCGGACGCGAAGGAAGGGCTTGAGGCCCTGAAGCGGGCGGGTGTCGACACGCTCATGGTCACCGGCGACAACCGGCGCACGGCGACCGCCATTGCCACGGGGCTCGGCATCGAGCCCCGGGCCGACCTGCTGCCGCAGGACAAGCAGGCCATCGTCCGGGAGCTGCAGGCCAACGGCCACGTGGTGGCCAAGATCGGCGACGGCATCAACGATGCCCCGGGCCTGGCGGCGGCGGATGTGGGCATCGCCATGGGTGGCGGCACGGACGTGGCGCTGGAGACCGCCGACGCGGCGGTGCTGCACGGGCGCGTGCTCGACATCGCCCGCATGGTGCGCCTGTCGCGGGACACGATGGCCAACATCCGCCAGAACATCGCCATCGCGCTCGGGCTCAAGGCGGTGTTCCTGGTCACCACCATCCTGGGCATCACCGGCCTGTGGCCGGCCATCCTCGCCGACACGGGCGCGACGGTGCTGGTCACCGCCAACGCCATGCGCCTGCTCGCCGCCGGCGGCCGGACCTGA